One Castanea sativa cultivar Marrone di Chiusa Pesio chromosome 4, ASM4071231v1 DNA window includes the following coding sequences:
- the LOC142631667 gene encoding hexosyltransferase GAUT11, translated as MRRRAAEYRRPVRRKFSYWIWALLGLFSIAGLVLFVLHHNQHEDRVEHTALERNARIERVAHRELNFTEEVLSPTSFSRQLAQQMILAKAYVIIAKEHNNLHLAWELSSKIRSCQLLLSKAAMRGEPITLEEAEPIIKSLSFLIFKAQSAHYDIATTIMTMKSHIQALEERANAATVQSTVFGQLAAEALPKSLHCVNVKLTADWLTKRVLQELADDKRNSPRLTDNNLYHFCIFSDNVLATSVVVNSTVSNADHPKQLVFHIVTNGVNYGAMQAWYLNNDFKGSTIEVRNIEEFSWLNASYAPIVKQLLDPDSRAYYFGGDQDLKIEPKLRNPKYLSLLNHLRFYIPEIYPQLEKVVFLDDDVVVQKDLTPLFSLDLHGNVNGAVETCLEAFHRYYKYLNFSNSIISSKFDPQTCGWAFGMNVFDLIAWRKENVTARYHQWQEQNADGTLWKLGTLPAGLLTFYGLTEPLDRRWHVLGLGYDINIDNRLIESAAVIHFNGNMKPWLKLAIGRYKPLWERYINQSHPYLQDCVTS; from the exons ATGCGGCGGCGGGCAGCCGAGTACCGGCGCCCGGTTCGAAGGAAGTTTTCGTATTGGATCTGGGCGCTGCTTGGCTTGTTCTCAATTGCAGGCCTCGTTTTGTTTGTACTTCATCATAATCAACATGAAGATCGGGTGGAACACACAGCTTTG GAGAGAAATGCAAGAATTGAACGGGTTGCCCACAGGGAGTTGAATTTTACTGAAGAAGTATTGAGTCCTACCTCGTTTTCCCGGCAACTAGCGCAGCAAATGATACTTGCCAAGGCTTATGTCATTATTGCCAAAGAGCACAATAACCTTCACCTTGCATGGGAGCTGAGCTCGAAGATCAGAAGTTGCCAGCTTTTGCTTTCGAAAGCTGCCATGAGAGGGGAGCCCATCACATTAGAGGAAGCAGAGCCAATAATTAAAAGCCtatcatttctcatatttaAGGCACAAAGCGCCCATTATGACATTGCAACCACAATAATGACAATGAAATCCCACATTCAGGCACTTGAAGAGCGGGCAAATGCAGCAACAGTCCAAAGCACAGTGTTTGGTCAATTGGCAGCTGAAGCACTACCTAAGAGCCTTCATTGTGTTAATGTTAAACTCACAGCTGATTGGCTTACAAAGCGAGTTCTGCAAGAACTTGCAGATGACAAGAGAAACTCTCCTCGCCTTACGGACAACAATCTCTACCATTTCTGTATCTTTTCAGATAATGTGCTGGCTACCTCTGTAGTTGTCAACTCTACTGTCTCCAATGCTGATCATCCAAAGCAGTTGGTCTTCCACATTGTCACAAATGGAGTAAACTATGGAGCAATGCAGGCTTGGTACCTTAATAATGACTTCAAAGGGTCCACCATAGAAGTGCGGAACATTGAGGAATTCTCTTGGTTAAATGCATCTTATGCTCCCATTGTGAAACAACTCCTTGATCCAGATTCACGGGCCTACTATTTTGGGGGAGATCAAGATTTGAAGATTGAGCCAAAACTGCGGAACCCGAAGTACCTGTCTTTGCTGAATCACCTTCGGTTTTACATTCCAGAGATCTATCCGCAGCTTGAGAAGGTAGTTTTTCttgatgatgatgttgttgtCCAAAAGGATCTGACACCACTTTTTTCGTTAGATTTGCATGGAAATGTGAATGGAGCAGTGGAAACTTGTCTGGAAGCTTTTCATCGTTATTACAAATATCTCAATTTCTCAAACTCAATTATCAGTTCAAAGTTTGATCCACAAACGTGTGGATGGGCATTTGGTATGAATGTTTTTGATTTGATTGCATGGAGGAAAGAAAATGTGACTGCACGGTATCATCAATGGCAAGAGCAGAATGCTGACGGCACACTTTGGAAGCTGGGCACTCTTCCTGCAGGTCTTCTAACTTTCTATGGTCTCACAGAGCCACTTGATCGGAGATGGCATGTTTTGGGGTTGGGTTATGATATAAATATTGACAACCGTTTAATTGAGAGTGCGGCGGTGATTCACTTTAATGGGAATATGAAGCCATGGTTAAAGTTGGCCATTGGCAGGTATAAGCCTCTATGGGAACGGTACATAAATCAAAGCCACCCATATCTCCAAGATTGTGTCACAAGTTAA